A region of Nocardioides alkalitolerans DNA encodes the following proteins:
- a CDS encoding UvrD-helicase domain-containing protein: MSAEDLTPPELAPFDVLGPLPQGTTLLEASAGTGKTWTIGALVARYVAEGHARLDELLVVTFGRAASQELRQRVRGQLVDVASALAATLARRDATDATDATGPAVPRPAPDAPDVDEVVALLCTGDQATLRARHARVSSALAHFDGATIATIHQFCQQVLRSLGVAGDTDPSARLVEDVGDVRDEVVDDLYLRGFVDEEAPVFSVADARRLGAAAVGDPQAALVPEHPADGTPALRRVRFARAVRAEVERRKRRAGLLGYDDLLSQLATALEDPGAAARTRMRQRWRVVLVDEFQDTDPVQWQVFDRAFSGHATMVLIGDPKQAIYAFRGGDVATYLEAAATASTHQTLATNWRSDRALVDATNRLLEGTALGDDRIVVRPVTAHHSVARLSGAPSDAPFRLRMVRRTDVSRVTRQGRGLRMDQVRPHVDTDCARDIAALLASDAQWDGRRLQAGDVAVLAHTRRQLGAVRDALAEVGVRAVFAGGGSVFATPAAEEWRTLLSAVDAPHRSLLVRAAALTSFFPDTPASLAAEGDRATDRTADTLRRWSVLLARRGVAAVFEAAQRVGLAARVLSRLEGERHLTDLRHLAEALHAASRGEARGGGDRARGEALGPAGLVAWLEHEMREGASDGVDERTRRLDSDLAAVQLVTIHGSKGLQYPVVYLPWLCDRYVSDPAVPLFHLPPDERGHRRRAIDVGGESGPHWRRSCEEHQAEDAGESLRLLYVAVTRAQSQVVAWWAPTNNTAGSPLHRVLFGRTRGVATVPPTAPLPSDDDAQARLAALEAAGGPVLERAVPAAAPERPPAAAPPRLAVRSFDREVDLGWRRTSYSALAAGGSATGVHEPVLPPTSEPEVVPRDDEPDTGTPPPAPDAEVELADDVVSPMAGLPVGATFGSLVHAVLEHADLTAPDAPERVAALVSEQRAWWPVPDLDEDALVQALLAVAASPLGPLAGGHTLATIAPADSLRELDFELPLSGGDHARGAGAGSRTAPVVLGDLAPLLRAHLPAGDPVRSYAAVLDGDATLAGQPLRGYLGGSVDVLLRLRGAGADGTDRYVVVDYKTNWLGPHGDDAPPLRASTYRPEAMEAAMAGSDYPLQALLYAVVAHRFLRWRLRGYDPEVHLGGVLYLYLRGMCGPATPLVDGQPCGVFSWVPPVPLVEAVSALLDGGDDR; this comes from the coding sequence GTGAGCGCCGAGGACCTCACGCCGCCGGAGCTCGCGCCCTTCGACGTGCTCGGCCCGCTGCCGCAGGGCACCACCCTGCTCGAGGCCAGCGCCGGCACCGGCAAGACCTGGACGATCGGTGCCCTCGTCGCCCGGTACGTCGCGGAGGGCCACGCCCGGCTCGACGAGCTCCTCGTCGTCACGTTCGGGCGTGCCGCCAGCCAGGAGCTGCGCCAGCGGGTGCGGGGCCAGCTCGTCGACGTGGCGTCCGCCCTGGCGGCCACGCTCGCCCGCCGGGACGCCACGGACGCCACGGACGCCACCGGCCCGGCTGTTCCCCGACCGGCGCCGGACGCGCCCGACGTCGACGAGGTCGTCGCCCTGCTCTGCACCGGCGACCAGGCGACCCTCCGCGCCCGCCACGCCCGGGTCAGCAGCGCCCTCGCCCACTTCGACGGCGCCACCATCGCGACGATCCACCAGTTCTGCCAGCAGGTGCTCCGCAGCCTGGGCGTCGCGGGCGACACCGACCCGTCGGCCCGGCTCGTGGAGGACGTCGGCGACGTGCGTGACGAGGTGGTGGACGACCTCTACCTGCGGGGGTTCGTCGACGAGGAGGCGCCGGTCTTCTCGGTCGCGGACGCGCGCCGCCTGGGCGCCGCCGCGGTCGGTGACCCGCAGGCGGCCCTGGTCCCGGAGCACCCGGCCGACGGCACGCCCGCGCTGCGGCGCGTGCGGTTCGCGCGGGCAGTGCGGGCGGAGGTCGAGCGGCGCAAGCGGCGGGCCGGCCTGCTGGGCTACGACGACCTCCTCAGCCAGCTCGCCACCGCGCTGGAGGACCCGGGTGCCGCGGCCCGCACGCGCATGCGGCAGCGCTGGCGCGTCGTGCTCGTCGACGAGTTCCAGGACACCGACCCGGTGCAGTGGCAGGTCTTCGACCGCGCCTTCTCGGGCCACGCCACGATGGTGCTCATCGGCGACCCCAAGCAGGCGATCTACGCGTTCCGCGGAGGCGACGTCGCGACGTACCTCGAGGCGGCGGCGACCGCGTCCACCCACCAGACGCTCGCCACGAACTGGCGCTCCGACCGTGCTCTCGTGGACGCGACGAACCGTCTGCTCGAGGGCACGGCGTTGGGCGACGACCGCATCGTCGTGCGACCCGTGACCGCCCACCACTCGGTCGCACGGCTGAGCGGCGCGCCGTCGGACGCGCCCTTCCGGCTGCGGATGGTGCGGCGCACCGACGTGAGCCGCGTGACGCGGCAGGGACGCGGGCTGCGCATGGACCAGGTGCGTCCCCACGTCGACACCGACTGCGCACGCGACATCGCGGCGCTGCTCGCCTCCGACGCGCAGTGGGACGGGCGGCGGCTCCAGGCGGGCGACGTGGCGGTGCTCGCCCACACGCGTCGCCAGCTCGGAGCCGTGCGCGACGCCCTCGCCGAGGTCGGCGTGCGCGCGGTCTTCGCGGGGGGCGGCAGCGTCTTCGCGACCCCCGCCGCGGAGGAGTGGCGCACGCTGCTGAGCGCCGTCGACGCGCCCCACCGCTCGCTGCTGGTGCGGGCCGCCGCGCTCACCTCGTTCTTCCCCGACACCCCGGCCTCGCTCGCGGCGGAGGGCGACCGGGCGACCGACCGCACCGCCGACACGCTGCGCCGCTGGTCGGTGCTGCTCGCCCGCCGGGGCGTGGCGGCGGTGTTCGAGGCGGCCCAGAGGGTTGGTCTGGCGGCCCGCGTGCTGTCCCGCCTCGAGGGGGAGCGCCACCTGACCGACCTGCGGCACCTCGCCGAGGCGCTGCACGCGGCGTCCCGGGGCGAGGCGCGCGGCGGCGGCGACCGCGCGCGCGGCGAGGCGCTGGGCCCGGCGGGCCTCGTGGCGTGGCTCGAGCACGAGATGCGGGAGGGGGCGAGCGACGGCGTCGACGAGCGCACCCGACGGCTCGACAGCGACCTGGCGGCCGTGCAGCTCGTGACGATCCACGGGAGCAAGGGGCTGCAGTACCCGGTGGTCTACCTGCCCTGGCTCTGCGACCGCTACGTCTCCGACCCCGCCGTCCCGCTCTTCCACCTGCCGCCGGACGAGCGCGGGCACCGCCGGCGCGCGATCGACGTCGGCGGGGAGTCGGGTCCGCACTGGCGGCGCAGCTGCGAGGAGCACCAGGCGGAGGACGCGGGCGAGTCGCTGCGGCTCCTGTACGTCGCGGTCACCCGCGCGCAGTCCCAGGTCGTCGCCTGGTGGGCGCCGACGAACAACACGGCCGGTTCGCCGCTGCACCGGGTGCTGTTCGGCCGCACCCGCGGCGTGGCCACGGTGCCGCCCACCGCACCCCTGCCGAGCGACGACGACGCCCAGGCCCGGCTGGCCGCGCTCGAGGCCGCCGGTGGACCGGTGCTCGAACGTGCCGTGCCGGCCGCGGCGCCCGAACGGCCGCCCGCCGCGGCGCCGCCCCGGCTCGCGGTGCGCTCGTTCGACCGCGAGGTCGACCTCGGCTGGCGCCGCACGTCCTACTCGGCGCTGGCCGCCGGAGGCAGCGCGACCGGGGTGCACGAGCCCGTGCTCCCGCCCACGAGCGAGCCCGAGGTGGTGCCGCGCGACGACGAGCCCGACACCGGGACGCCACCGCCGGCCCCGGACGCCGAGGTCGAGCTCGCCGACGACGTGGTCTCGCCGATGGCGGGCCTCCCGGTCGGCGCGACCTTCGGGTCCCTCGTGCACGCCGTGCTCGAGCACGCCGACCTCACGGCGCCCGACGCGCCGGAGCGGGTCGCCGCACTGGTGAGCGAGCAGCGCGCCTGGTGGCCGGTGCCCGACCTCGACGAGGACGCGCTCGTGCAGGCCCTCCTCGCGGTCGCGGCCTCGCCGCTCGGCCCGCTCGCCGGGGGACACACGCTGGCGACCATCGCACCCGCCGACTCGCTGCGGGAGCTGGACTTCGAGCTGCCGCTGTCGGGTGGCGACCACGCTCGCGGCGCCGGCGCCGGGTCCCGCACCGCCCCGGTCGTGCTCGGCGACCTCGCCCCGCTCCTGCGGGCGCACCTGCCCGCGGGGGATCCCGTCCGGAGCTACGCCGCGGTGCTCGACGGCGACGCGACGCTGGCGGGGCAGCCGTTGCGGGGCTACCTGGGCGGGTCGGTGGACGTGCTCCTCCGGCTCCGCGGCGCGGGCGCGGACGGCACGGACCGCTACGTCGTCGTCGACTACAAGACCAACTGGCTGGGCCCGCACGGCGACGACGCGCCCCCGCTCCGCGCCTCGACCTACCGCCCGGAGGCGATGGAGGCCGCCATGGCGGGGAGCGACTACCCGCTGCAGGCCCTGCTCTACGCGGTGGTGGCCCACCGGTTCCTGCGGTGGCGGCTCCGGGGCTACGACCCGGAGGTCCACCTGGGGGGCGTGCTCTACCTCTACCTGCGCGGGATGTGCGGACCGGCGACACCTCTCGTCGACGGGCAGCCGTGCGGTGTCTTCAGCTGGGTGCCGCCCGTCCCGCTCGTGGAGGCCGTCAGCGCCCTGCTGGACGGGGGTGACGACCGGTGA
- the recD gene encoding exodeoxyribonuclease V subunit alpha, which translates to MSELFEPDGPHDHRIAAVAPEGPLRLLNHAGVLTAADVQVATRVGGLAVLADGRGAEHDLALLALALCVRSVRGGSVCLDLDTVAASTEAPDGWSWPDRDAWSAAIDGSALVATGVLHRAGSLVHLDRYLREERQVADDLRARERQAAPDVDLAVLERGVTRVFPASGDEEQRAAARHALTRRTTVLTGGPGTGKTTAVAGLLALLAEQAEHDPAGRAPRVALAAPTGKAAARLTEAVAESARRFSAADQERVARLVQGAPATTLHRLLGARPDSSVRFRHHRGNRLPHDVVVVDEASMLSLTLTARLLEAVRPEARLLLVGDPDQLASVEAGAVLADLVAGFGDPSDPADPADPAGPVVRLRTSHRFGASIGTLAAALRDADAGADADGEAGVLAQLRAVRRTPGSPADPSAPVGFVDLAEPATEAALDEALRPLVLPTARAVRAAALAGDAEGALALLGEHRLLCAHRSGPAGVAAQNRRVETWLAEEDPGLVPGGSYAGRPLLVSRNDPGLGLANGDTGVVVRAADGSFRAVFATPGRPRELALSRVGDVETMHALTIHKAQGSQAERVTVLLPGPESRLLTRELLYTAVTRAQRSVCLVGSEEAVSAAVGRHVQRASGLRERLRATD; encoded by the coding sequence GTGAGCGAGCTCTTCGAGCCCGACGGGCCCCACGACCACCGGATCGCCGCGGTGGCCCCGGAGGGCCCGCTCCGCCTGCTCAACCACGCGGGGGTGCTCACGGCGGCCGACGTGCAGGTGGCCACGCGGGTCGGTGGCCTGGCGGTGCTGGCCGACGGCCGCGGCGCCGAGCACGATCTGGCGCTGCTGGCGCTGGCGCTCTGCGTGCGGTCGGTCCGCGGCGGGTCCGTGTGCCTCGACCTCGACACCGTCGCGGCGTCCACGGAGGCACCCGACGGCTGGTCGTGGCCGGACCGCGACGCGTGGAGCGCCGCGATCGACGGCAGCGCCCTGGTCGCGACGGGCGTGCTCCACCGGGCTGGCTCCCTGGTCCACCTCGACCGCTACCTGCGGGAGGAGCGCCAGGTCGCGGACGACCTGCGGGCGCGCGAGCGGCAGGCGGCGCCGGACGTCGACCTCGCCGTGCTCGAGCGGGGCGTGACGCGGGTGTTCCCCGCCTCGGGCGACGAGGAGCAGCGCGCCGCGGCCCGCCACGCACTGACCCGCCGCACCACCGTGCTGACCGGCGGCCCCGGCACGGGCAAGACCACCGCGGTCGCCGGGCTGCTCGCGCTCCTGGCCGAGCAGGCCGAGCACGATCCCGCCGGCCGGGCACCCCGGGTGGCGCTCGCCGCCCCCACGGGCAAGGCCGCCGCGCGCCTGACGGAGGCGGTCGCGGAGTCCGCGCGCCGCTTCTCCGCCGCCGACCAGGAGCGCGTCGCCCGGCTCGTGCAGGGCGCCCCCGCGACCACGCTCCACCGGCTGCTGGGCGCACGCCCGGACTCCTCCGTCCGGTTCCGGCACCACCGGGGCAACCGCCTGCCCCACGACGTCGTCGTGGTGGACGAGGCCTCGATGCTGTCCCTGACCCTCACCGCGCGCCTGCTCGAGGCCGTGCGCCCCGAGGCCCGGCTCCTGCTGGTCGGCGACCCCGACCAGCTGGCCTCCGTCGAGGCCGGTGCCGTGCTCGCCGACCTCGTCGCCGGCTTCGGCGACCCAAGCGACCCAGCCGACCCGGCCGACCCGGCCGGTCCCGTCGTCCGCCTGCGCACCTCGCACCGGTTCGGGGCGTCCATCGGCACCCTGGCCGCCGCCCTGCGCGACGCCGACGCGGGCGCCGACGCGGACGGCGAGGCTGGCGTGCTGGCCCAGCTCCGCGCCGTACGGCGCACGCCCGGGTCCCCGGCCGACCCGTCGGCGCCCGTCGGGTTCGTCGACCTGGCGGAGCCGGCGACGGAGGCGGCGCTCGACGAGGCGTTGCGGCCGCTCGTGCTGCCGACGGCTCGTGCGGTGCGGGCCGCGGCGCTCGCCGGGGACGCCGAGGGCGCCCTGGCGCTGCTGGGCGAGCACCGGCTGCTGTGCGCGCACCGGTCCGGTCCCGCGGGGGTGGCGGCCCAGAACCGTCGCGTCGAGACGTGGCTGGCGGAGGAGGATCCGGGCCTGGTGCCCGGCGGGTCCTACGCGGGCCGTCCGCTCCTCGTCAGCCGCAACGACCCGGGTCTCGGCCTCGCCAACGGTGACACCGGCGTCGTGGTGCGGGCGGCGGACGGCTCGTTCCGCGCCGTCTTCGCGACGCCGGGCCGCCCGCGCGAGCTGGCGCTGAGCCGGGTCGGCGACGTGGAGACCATGCACGCCCTCACGATCCACAAGGCGCAGGGCAGCCAGGCCGAGCGCGTCACGGTGCTGCTGCCCGGTCCCGAGTCGCGGCTGCTGACGCGGGAGCTGCTCTACACGGCGGTCACCCGCGCCCAGCGGTCCGTGTGCCTCGTGGGGTCCGAGGAGGCCGTCAGCGCGGCCGTGGGGCGCCACGTCCAGCGGGCCAGCGGTCTCCGCGAGCGGCTCCGCGCGACCGACTGA
- a CDS encoding polysaccharide deacetylase family protein yields MSRRALVALLAVGALVTGCSDDVATEPDQPHELAPSQPPVDTTAVTVDGYPAVVDPSVLEDVPAASTVTVTEQLGEVHVTWPRLGIAALDAELDRLGADKVATFRPTVAAAPEDSELNGTWSFVGSSADVVGVLTDTYLLAEGRTTETWQTTWYDAAAGTVVPNLALVDDAATLAEDVTEALDGQPAVDPDLLADALATGVPVLGFTENGELFVGFDEGQISPAHTGRVSVVLTLDQTDDLLSDLGEVAQASLVDPALPPGAVEPEGSDDPGTSDESEASAATSTPPVDTGDVDCAEQQCVALTFDDGPGAGTPALLEALGTLDAPATFFVLGQQVATYPAVTAAIAAAGHELGVHTWDHRNLTRLPLPEVDRELARTVTVVEDAVDQTPTLFRPPYGATDERVRTRADAAGLTEVLPTVDPDTLAGLEPAALVERVVADAEAGGIVVLPDTASTSAATVTAIVTGLRQRGFTLVTASRLLEQADGAEDAGTTD; encoded by the coding sequence ATGTCCCGTCGCGCCCTCGTCGCGCTGCTCGCCGTCGGCGCGCTCGTGACCGGCTGCTCGGACGACGTCGCCACCGAGCCCGACCAGCCCCACGAGCTCGCCCCGTCCCAGCCGCCCGTCGACACGACGGCCGTGACGGTCGACGGGTACCCGGCCGTCGTCGACCCCTCCGTCCTCGAGGACGTGCCCGCCGCGTCGACCGTCACCGTCACCGAGCAGCTGGGCGAGGTGCACGTGACGTGGCCGCGGCTCGGCATCGCCGCGCTCGACGCCGAGCTCGACCGCCTCGGGGCCGACAAGGTGGCCACCTTCCGCCCCACGGTGGCCGCGGCCCCCGAGGACTCCGAGCTGAACGGCACCTGGAGCTTCGTCGGGTCCTCCGCCGACGTCGTCGGCGTGCTCACCGACACCTACCTCCTCGCCGAGGGGCGCACGACCGAGACGTGGCAGACGACGTGGTACGACGCGGCCGCCGGCACCGTCGTCCCCAACCTCGCGCTGGTGGACGACGCCGCCACCCTCGCCGAGGACGTCACCGAGGCCCTCGACGGCCAGCCGGCCGTGGACCCCGACCTGCTCGCCGACGCCCTCGCCACCGGCGTGCCCGTGCTCGGGTTCACCGAGAACGGCGAGCTGTTCGTCGGCTTCGACGAGGGCCAGATCTCGCCCGCGCACACCGGCCGGGTCAGCGTCGTGCTCACGCTCGACCAGACCGACGACCTGCTCTCCGACCTCGGCGAGGTCGCCCAGGCGTCGCTCGTCGACCCCGCCCTGCCGCCGGGTGCCGTGGAGCCCGAGGGCTCCGACGACCCCGGGACGTCCGACGAGTCCGAGGCGTCCGCGGCCACCTCGACGCCCCCGGTCGACACCGGCGACGTCGACTGCGCCGAGCAGCAGTGCGTCGCCCTCACCTTCGACGACGGCCCCGGCGCCGGGACGCCCGCGCTCCTCGAGGCGCTCGGCACGCTGGACGCACCGGCCACCTTCTTCGTGCTGGGGCAGCAGGTCGCGACGTACCCCGCCGTCACCGCCGCCATCGCCGCCGCCGGGCACGAGCTGGGCGTCCACACGTGGGACCACCGCAACCTCACCCGGCTCCCCCTCCCCGAGGTCGACCGCGAGCTCGCCCGCACCGTCACGGTGGTCGAGGACGCCGTGGACCAGACGCCGACGTTGTTCCGGCCGCCCTACGGCGCCACCGACGAGCGGGTCCGCACCCGCGCGGACGCCGCCGGGCTCACCGAGGTGCTGCCGACCGTCGACCCCGACACGCTGGCCGGGCTCGAGCCCGCGGCCCTCGTCGAGCGGGTCGTCGCGGACGCCGAGGCTGGCGGGATCGTCGTGCTGCCCGACACCGCGAGCACCAGCGCGGCGACGGTGACCGCCATCGTGACCGGCCTGCGGCAGCGCGGCTTCACGCTCGTCACCGCCAGCCGGTTGCTGGAGCAGGCGGACGGCGCCGAGGACGCCGGGACCACCGACTGA
- a CDS encoding ACT domain-containing protein — protein MPFLLRVELPDVPGSLGRVASAIGEAGADIEAIEIVEHRPDGTAVDDVLLEMAPGAMPDSIVSACNRLDGVRVVWISRYAAGGNLFLDLEAVEELTAHPAEALDRLVDLLPVTFRADWAARVRRIDAPGGHDSTKIVHATGAAPGTVGWFAVDRVARVEQPDDDVNVLCAVPLARADGGRAEQIVVGRRGGPEFLESELARMGHLVALAVSITRPG, from the coding sequence ATGCCCTTCCTGCTGCGGGTGGAGCTGCCCGACGTGCCGGGATCGCTGGGCCGGGTGGCCTCCGCGATCGGTGAGGCGGGCGCCGACATCGAGGCCATCGAGATCGTCGAGCACCGCCCCGACGGAACCGCGGTCGACGACGTGCTCCTCGAGATGGCCCCCGGCGCGATGCCCGACTCGATCGTCTCGGCCTGCAACCGCCTCGACGGGGTGCGCGTGGTGTGGATCAGCCGGTACGCCGCCGGCGGCAACCTCTTCCTCGACCTCGAGGCCGTCGAGGAGCTGACGGCCCACCCGGCCGAGGCCCTCGACCGTCTCGTCGACCTGCTGCCGGTGACGTTCCGGGCGGACTGGGCGGCGCGGGTACGCCGCATCGACGCCCCCGGCGGCCACGACAGCACCAAGATCGTCCACGCCACCGGTGCGGCTCCGGGCACGGTCGGCTGGTTCGCGGTGGACCGCGTCGCGCGGGTCGAGCAGCCGGACGACGACGTGAACGTGCTGTGCGCCGTCCCGCTCGCCCGGGCCGACGGTGGCCGCGCGGAGCAGATCGTGGTCGGCCGTCGTGGGGGTCCGGAGTTCCTCGAGTCGGAGCTGGCCCGCATGGGTCACCTCGTCGCGCTCGCGGTCTCCATCACGCGCCCGGGCTGA
- a CDS encoding NAD-dependent deacylase → MRIVVLTGAGISAESGVPTFRDSDGLWEGHRVEDVATPEAYEMQPGVVQAFYDARRAALDVVEPNPAHEALARLEEHLGDDFLLVTQNIDDLHERAGSKRLIHMHGELKKALCRSCGKRSEWLGGLSDLPPCPACGTCELRPDVVWFGEIPYRMQEIEDALAEADLFVSIGTSGAVYPAAGFVQVARAYGAHTLELNLVPSEGRSMFHEARHGKAGQIVPEWVEEQVLR, encoded by the coding sequence ATGCGCATCGTGGTGCTGACGGGGGCGGGCATCTCCGCCGAGTCGGGCGTGCCGACGTTCCGTGACTCGGACGGCCTCTGGGAGGGGCACCGGGTCGAGGACGTTGCGACCCCTGAGGCCTACGAGATGCAGCCCGGCGTCGTGCAGGCGTTCTACGACGCCCGCCGTGCCGCGCTGGACGTGGTGGAGCCGAACCCCGCGCACGAGGCCCTGGCCCGCCTCGAGGAGCACCTCGGCGACGACTTCCTCCTCGTCACCCAGAACATCGACGACCTGCACGAGCGGGCGGGCAGCAAGCGCCTCATCCACATGCACGGCGAGCTGAAGAAGGCGCTGTGCCGCTCCTGCGGCAAGCGCAGCGAGTGGCTCGGCGGGCTCTCCGACCTGCCGCCCTGCCCCGCGTGCGGCACGTGCGAGCTGCGGCCCGACGTCGTGTGGTTCGGCGAGATCCCCTACCGGATGCAGGAGATCGAGGACGCCCTCGCCGAGGCCGACCTGTTCGTGTCGATCGGCACGTCGGGGGCGGTCTACCCGGCGGCGGGGTTCGTGCAGGTCGCGCGGGCGTACGGCGCGCACACCCTCGAGCTCAACCTGGTGCCCTCGGAGGGCCGCTCGATGTTCCACGAGGCCCGGCACGGGAAGGCCGGCCAGATCGTGCCGGAGTGGGTCGAGGAGCAGGTCCTGCGATGA
- a CDS encoding CPBP family glutamic-type intramembrane protease — protein sequence MPPAPPPRGVDTRQRVATIGTVVAGAVVLALMLRFDPGSVGFYVCTVALAAVWAAGAFLAGPVHLGRTGRAPGRRPLLVPFAIGLGLIALFVVGGLVVREVPFLEPLDQAVRHVVAYTGDGVAPGLVVVTAVAGICEELFFRGALYDAIHRHPVVVTTAVYVVATAATGNIMLAFAAALLGLVTGLQRRATGGVLAGCITHITWSIGMLFILPMLFPAA from the coding sequence GTGCCTCCGGCACCCCCGCCGCGGGGTGTCGACACGCGCCAGCGCGTCGCCACGATCGGCACCGTCGTCGCGGGCGCGGTCGTGCTCGCCCTCATGCTGCGGTTCGATCCCGGGTCCGTGGGCTTCTACGTCTGCACCGTGGCGCTCGCCGCGGTGTGGGCCGCCGGGGCGTTCCTCGCCGGGCCGGTGCACCTGGGCCGCACCGGTCGCGCCCCCGGCCGCCGACCGCTGCTCGTGCCCTTCGCGATCGGGCTCGGCCTCATCGCCCTGTTCGTCGTCGGCGGGCTCGTCGTGCGGGAGGTGCCGTTCCTCGAGCCGCTCGACCAGGCCGTGCGCCACGTCGTGGCCTACACCGGCGACGGGGTCGCCCCGGGCCTCGTCGTGGTCACCGCCGTCGCGGGCATCTGCGAGGAGCTGTTCTTCCGCGGTGCGCTGTACGACGCGATCCACCGCCACCCCGTGGTCGTCACGACGGCCGTGTACGTCGTCGCGACCGCCGCCACCGGCAACATCATGCTGGCCTTCGCGGCCGCCCTGCTCGGCCTCGTGACCGGGCTGCAGCGACGGGCCACCGGCGGCGTGCTCGCCGGGTGCATCACCCACATCACGTGGTCGATCGGGATGCTCTTCATCCTGCCGATGCTGTTCCCCGCGGCGTAG
- a CDS encoding NAD(P)H-binding protein: MAATSESTGAERRPLTVLVTGASGFIGHRLVPALVAEGHDVRAMTRHPETYDGKGTPVYGDVADPGSLAEPLTGVDVAYYLVHSLDDDDFEEKDAAAARAFGQAAAALGVRQIIYLGGLGSDDEDLSPHLRSRREVEHLLAESGVPVTTLRAAIVVGHGGISWEITRQLVDKLPAMVAPRWVKTRTQPIAVDDVVRYLVGVADREEALDRAFEIGGPDRLDYIGMLREAAKVAKGHAPPIVPVPVLTPRLSSRWLALVTTVDATTGRNLIDSMGVEVVVTDHSIRDIVPGEPLTYAEAVRRALDERAAEMEAGETAGAGH; the protein is encoded by the coding sequence GTGGCTGCGACCAGCGAATCCACCGGCGCCGAGCGCCGACCCCTGACCGTGCTCGTGACCGGCGCGTCCGGCTTCATCGGGCACCGGCTCGTGCCTGCGCTCGTCGCGGAGGGGCACGACGTCCGGGCGATGACCCGGCACCCGGAGACGTACGACGGCAAGGGCACGCCCGTGTACGGCGACGTCGCCGATCCCGGGTCGCTGGCGGAGCCCCTGACGGGCGTCGACGTGGCCTACTACCTGGTGCACTCGCTCGACGACGACGACTTCGAGGAGAAGGACGCCGCGGCCGCCCGCGCGTTCGGCCAGGCGGCGGCCGCGCTCGGCGTGCGCCAGATCATCTACCTGGGCGGCCTGGGCTCCGACGACGAGGACCTCTCGCCCCACCTGCGCTCGCGGCGCGAGGTCGAGCACCTCCTCGCCGAGAGCGGCGTGCCCGTCACCACCCTGCGGGCCGCGATCGTCGTCGGTCACGGCGGCATCTCCTGGGAGATCACCCGCCAGCTCGTCGACAAGCTGCCCGCGATGGTCGCGCCGCGCTGGGTGAAGACCCGCACGCAGCCCATCGCCGTGGACGACGTCGTGCGCTACCTCGTCGGCGTCGCCGACCGCGAGGAGGCCCTCGACCGGGCCTTCGAGATCGGCGGCCCCGACCGGCTCGACTACATCGGGATGCTGCGCGAGGCGGCGAAGGTGGCGAAGGGCCACGCGCCCCCGATCGTGCCCGTGCCCGTGCTGACGCCCCGGCTGTCGTCCCGCTGGCTGGCGCTCGTCACCACCGTCGACGCCACGACGGGCCGCAACCTCATCGACTCGATGGGCGTGGAGGTCGTGGTCACCGACCACTCGATCCGCGACATCGTGCCGGGTGAGCCGCTGACCTACGCCGAGGCCGTGCGCCGGGCCCTCGACGAGAGGGCCGCGGAGATGGAGGCGGGGGAGACGGCAGGAGCGGGACACTGA